A genome region from Pseudanabaena sp. Chao 1811 includes the following:
- a CDS encoding HsdM family class I SAM-dependent methyltransferase has translation MSKKTSKQPPNPLTKWLALNWDRPERSYNPDVRDFLAELLRYPKDCVVTEDKVTGGYPDIKLLTLEKMAWVVGDLKKDDSELTIDHGRHKLWHQKSKYVEGLTRYVLFLTAHYLWVVLPTGDTVVGFEEPLDLTAISFSELQDKLNFLSYEQANHNNLWATFIEGQLPYIYLKLDDEQALERLRQDLQASFTELTISAEQAIASLANEYTQFQHQEQEIERNLVYASQDAQRRAKVRLKFKSDFHRHLFEEILPRFEDQYGRDINAKSNQIKERIRESFVADSVAVLVARVLFLRLVEDLELTKKRKLSNGGPRDWADFVDYLTGDAKALVQLVAEDAGRLYHEPFEQGLFDWIYETNGALDESLQRLIIRFNAYDFAGLSEEILGDIYQSFLPPAKRKRLGEFYTPTALVDWILEQTIFSHGDGKLLDPSCGSGSFLVRYVHRCLQESRNRGISINDSHNPIVRDLQTNVWGFDLNPFAAFISHFQLMWALIRFKPSTTDIPKVHIYNLNSLLKDDDLVPFLGEEFFPDGSIERDRQQWKYIVGNPPYIRAERVKYGDEMKGLWNQIWGQNADTGLVFLYRALTESLESGGWLGMVVSGGYANSEAAAKIWKLLYPNREASLRKIVWLEFAGKIWDANVIPMLLIIEKVPAQDNDKIEIYVPDQASQTLSKNLLKCDRPVKIRYKDFFDAKVSPRITDINLSDSAEGRWGNYLLPLLKPKDIPILKKLYPSSDRGKIVELKQAVEPQLSRNNRPFWFTYGIQRGGTEVTEEPTGENSVQVIAGRSISIGWTGESVGWVDLDMVRERPYGKLSLWAEKMHEKFLVVTNIGLVPTASLVTNGSIAAVDSLIIALPKANLDPKIVVTYINSKLARFYYLVRLRTGVLAGSSRAHVYPRVLEAMPWVKNLNSSIEQTLVDNYNELARLAAIAKDNPDEWLLSEIENLIQARRYRITDRILALNLVHWTAEDIQAEELRLDDRFIRAGESFLELLNADLAELVYKLLMLTAEEDTHISKSVIQKLVVPHNYAEVIQTYKQKVIDFQEVEADFFRVLARIDQTVYEMFELTKEEQAHIESRLSSFPLNKLQPRYPWQTVKPRPIKAYTSDRFV, from the coding sequence TTGTCCAAAAAAACATCTAAGCAACCACCTAATCCTTTAACCAAATGGCTAGCGTTAAATTGGGATCGTCCAGAGAGATCGTATAATCCCGATGTGCGTGATTTTTTGGCGGAATTACTGCGCTATCCGAAAGATTGTGTGGTGACTGAAGATAAAGTAACTGGCGGCTATCCTGATATTAAATTACTCACGCTCGAAAAAATGGCTTGGGTGGTGGGAGATTTAAAAAAAGATGATTCAGAGTTAACTATCGATCATGGTCGGCACAAGCTATGGCATCAAAAATCTAAGTATGTTGAAGGCTTGACTCGCTATGTTTTGTTTCTGACAGCACATTATCTTTGGGTGGTTTTACCAACTGGTGATACGGTTGTCGGTTTTGAAGAGCCTTTGGATTTAACGGCGATCTCTTTTAGTGAATTACAGGACAAGCTTAATTTCCTAAGTTACGAACAGGCAAACCACAATAATCTATGGGCAACATTTATCGAAGGTCAACTGCCATATATTTATCTAAAACTGGATGATGAGCAGGCTCTTGAGCGTTTACGTCAAGATTTACAGGCTAGTTTTACAGAATTAACTATTTCCGCAGAGCAGGCGATCGCCTCATTAGCCAATGAATATACACAATTTCAGCATCAAGAACAGGAAATAGAGCGTAATCTGGTGTATGCCAGTCAAGATGCTCAACGCCGTGCCAAAGTTCGCTTAAAGTTTAAATCTGATTTTCATCGTCATCTTTTTGAAGAAATTCTGCCCCGCTTTGAAGATCAGTATGGAAGGGATATCAATGCCAAAAGTAATCAAATTAAAGAACGGATTCGGGAATCTTTTGTCGCTGACTCAGTGGCTGTGTTAGTGGCGCGAGTCTTATTTTTGCGATTAGTTGAAGATTTAGAATTAACCAAAAAACGCAAACTTTCTAATGGCGGTCCTCGTGACTGGGCGGATTTTGTTGATTATTTGACAGGAGACGCTAAAGCGCTGGTACAACTAGTTGCTGAGGATGCAGGGCGACTATATCATGAGCCGTTTGAGCAGGGTCTATTTGACTGGATCTATGAAACTAATGGTGCGTTAGATGAATCGTTGCAACGATTGATCATTCGATTTAATGCCTACGATTTTGCGGGCTTATCTGAAGAGATTTTAGGTGATATCTATCAAAGTTTTTTACCGCCAGCGAAACGCAAACGTCTCGGTGAGTTTTATACACCAACCGCTTTAGTGGATTGGATCTTGGAACAGACAATTTTTAGTCATGGTGATGGGAAATTGCTTGATCCTTCCTGTGGTAGTGGTTCGTTTTTAGTACGCTATGTCCATCGCTGTTTACAGGAATCAAGAAACAGAGGTATATCGATTAATGATTCTCATAATCCGATTGTCAGGGATCTGCAAACCAATGTATGGGGCTTTGACTTAAATCCCTTTGCCGCTTTTATCAGCCATTTTCAATTAATGTGGGCTTTAATTCGGTTCAAGCCATCAACGACAGATATTCCTAAAGTTCACATTTATAATTTAAATAGTCTACTGAAGGATGATGATTTAGTTCCATTTTTAGGTGAAGAATTCTTTCCCGATGGTTCCATTGAGCGCGATCGCCAACAGTGGAAATATATCGTAGGTAATCCGCCCTATATTCGTGCAGAACGGGTGAAGTATGGCGATGAAATGAAGGGCTTATGGAATCAGATTTGGGGTCAAAATGCTGATACTGGTTTAGTATTTCTCTATCGTGCCTTGACGGAGTCACTGGAATCTGGGGGTTGGTTGGGAATGGTGGTAAGTGGTGGCTATGCTAATTCTGAGGCAGCCGCTAAGATTTGGAAGTTACTATACCCAAATCGTGAAGCTTCCTTAAGAAAAATTGTCTGGTTGGAGTTTGCTGGCAAAATTTGGGATGCTAATGTAATTCCGATGTTGTTGATTATCGAAAAAGTTCCTGCTCAGGATAATGACAAAATTGAAATTTATGTGCCTGATCAAGCTTCTCAAACTTTATCCAAAAATTTATTAAAGTGCGATCGCCCAGTCAAGATTAGATACAAAGATTTCTTTGATGCTAAAGTCAGCCCCAGAATTACAGATATTAATCTCAGCGATTCGGCAGAAGGGCGATGGGGTAACTATCTATTGCCATTGCTGAAACCTAAAGATATTCCCATTCTCAAAAAACTATATCCAAGCAGCGATCGCGGCAAAATTGTCGAGTTAAAGCAAGCCGTAGAACCACAACTCAGCCGCAATAATCGTCCTTTCTGGTTTACCTATGGCATTCAACGGGGCGGTACAGAAGTTACAGAAGAACCAACAGGCGAAAATTCTGTTCAAGTTATTGCAGGGCGGAGTATTTCGATAGGATGGACAGGAGAATCGGTTGGCTGGGTTGACTTAGATATGGTTAGAGAACGACCATACGGCAAACTCAGTCTGTGGGCAGAAAAAATGCATGAAAAATTCTTAGTTGTAACTAATATTGGTTTAGTCCCCACAGCTTCGTTAGTTACTAACGGATCTATTGCTGCTGTTGATTCTTTGATTATCGCTTTACCGAAAGCTAATCTTGATCCTAAAATTGTTGTTACTTATATAAATAGCAAGTTAGCACGTTTTTATTACCTAGTTAGACTGCGTACAGGAGTATTAGCAGGATCATCTCGCGCTCACGTTTATCCTCGTGTTCTTGAGGCTATGCCTTGGGTAAAAAATCTAAATTCAAGTATTGAGCAAACTTTGGTTGATAATTACAATGAGTTGGCAAGATTAGCAGCGATCGCTAAAGATAACCCTGATGAATGGTTATTATCTGAAATTGAAAACTTAATTCAAGCTAGACGATATCGAATCACCGATCGCATTCTTGCGCTTAATTTAGTACATTGGACTGCTGAAGATATTCAAGCTGAAGAACTGAGACTAGATGATAGATTTATTCGTGCAGGTGAATCTTTCTTAGAATTATTAAATGCAGATTTAGCTGAATTAGTTTATAAACTTTTGATGTTAACTGCTGAGGAAGATACGCATATCTCTAAGTCAGTTATTCAGAAGTTAGTGGTTCCCCATAACTATGCTGAAGTGATTCAAACCTATAAACAAAAGGTGATTGACTTTCAAGAAGTTGAAGCCGATTTCTTTAGGGTTCTAGCCCGAATCGATCAAACTGTTTATGAAATGTTTGAACTCACCAAAGAAGAGCAAGCACATATCGAAAGCCGCTTATCGAGTTTTCCATTAAATAAATTGCAACCGCGCTATCCTTGGCAGACGGTTAAACCAAGACCGATTAAAGCCTATACCAGCGATCGCTTTGTCTAG
- a CDS encoding ATP-grasp domain-containing protein, with product MLTNIRMLIQACKKSSIAYEILHPNQNVVKVKFGDREYYFTNYSTPLTSQSVAEIFKDKQYFYQIFQDVVKMPRTISFISPYCDEKYLEYLEFPSIDKIINEIERNFALPVIIKRNRGSGGNNVFKCTNLPEIRKALDHIFNVNSKNYDYVALVQEPINIVKEYRSVCLNQEQIVLYEKDISQAVFTGNLSPLHWEGAIAKQVNDAQVIQAIDQFIKPIFQKMAIAYVGLDVALDDQGNYWLIEANSHPNFDIFIRDNGEEAIVQLFQKVLEYLKT from the coding sequence ATGCTGACTAACATCAGAATGCTCATACAAGCTTGCAAAAAATCATCTATTGCCTACGAAATTTTGCATCCGAATCAGAATGTGGTTAAGGTCAAATTTGGCGATCGCGAATATTATTTCACTAACTACTCAACGCCTTTAACGTCGCAATCTGTTGCTGAGATTTTTAAAGACAAACAGTATTTTTATCAAATCTTTCAAGACGTAGTGAAGATGCCGCGCACGATATCTTTTATTTCTCCTTACTGTGATGAAAAGTATTTAGAGTATTTAGAATTTCCTTCTATCGATAAAATTATTAACGAGATAGAAAGAAATTTTGCGTTACCAGTTATTATCAAAAGAAATCGAGGATCGGGTGGAAATAACGTTTTTAAATGTACTAACTTACCAGAAATTCGCAAAGCTTTAGATCATATTTTCAACGTTAATAGTAAAAATTATGATTATGTAGCACTGGTACAAGAGCCTATCAATATTGTTAAAGAATATCGTTCTGTTTGCCTTAATCAAGAGCAAATAGTTTTATACGAAAAGGATATCTCTCAAGCAGTGTTTACAGGTAATCTCAGCCCATTGCATTGGGAAGGGGCAATCGCGAAACAAGTAAACGATGCTCAAGTTATACAGGCGATCGATCAATTCATTAAACCAATTTTTCAGAAAATGGCGATCGCCTATGTGGGTTTAGATGTTGCCTTGGATGATCAGGGTAATTACTGGTTGATTGAGGCGAACTCGCATCCGAATTTTGATATTTTCATTCGGGACAATGGCGAAGAAGCGATCGTGCAGCTTTTCCAAAAAGTCCTCGAATATTTAAAAACATAA
- a CDS encoding chlorophyll a/b-binding protein has protein sequence MSDTTEPKFGFNNFAETWNGRLAMLGFVIGLATELLTGQGILSQIGLL, from the coding sequence ATGTCTGACACTACAGAACCCAAATTTGGTTTTAATAACTTCGCTGAAACTTGGAACGGTCGTCTTGCAATGCTTGGCTTCGTTATCGGTTTAGCGACAGAGTTGCTCACTGGTCAAGGTATTCTTTCTCAAATTGGCTTGCTATAG
- a CDS encoding photosystem I reaction center subunit II PsaD, protein MSEEQATASFTAPKPTGKTPIWGGSTGGLLNAAFTEEKYLISWDSPKEQVFELPTGGAATMVKGDNLLYLAKKEQALALGTQLRKFKITNYKIWREFPNGDQVYLHPQDGVFPEKVNAGRVAANSVGRKIGDNPNPISVKFTGKATYDA, encoded by the coding sequence ATGTCAGAAGAACAAGCAACAGCGAGCTTTACCGCTCCTAAACCTACTGGCAAAACCCCTATCTGGGGCGGTAGCACAGGTGGTTTGCTCAACGCAGCCTTTACCGAAGAAAAGTATCTGATCTCTTGGGACAGCCCTAAAGAGCAAGTATTTGAACTTCCTACTGGCGGCGCTGCAACTATGGTCAAGGGCGACAACTTACTCTACTTAGCAAAGAAAGAGCAAGCACTTGCTTTAGGTACACAGTTGCGTAAATTTAAGATCACCAATTATAAAATTTGGCGCGAATTTCCAAATGGTGACCAAGTGTATCTCCATCCTCAAGATGGCGTATTCCCTGAGAAGGTGAATGCTGGTCGCGTTGCTGCTAATAGCGTCGGTCGCAAGATTGGTGATAACCCTAATCCTATAAGCGTTAAGTTTACAGGTAAGGCTACTTACGATGCCTAA
- the ruvX gene encoding Holliday junction resolvase RuvX encodes MLLGFDPGKQKCGVAVMGLDRKLHFQAVIPSAEAIAKVGNLLDSYPISLMVMGDQTASKQWKAKLQASFPDLRIITVDERYSSEEARQRFWDIYPATGLMKLVPRGMRSPDRPIDDIVAAILIERYLSRLISS; translated from the coding sequence GTGCTGCTAGGTTTCGATCCCGGAAAACAAAAATGTGGTGTTGCTGTCATGGGCTTAGATCGGAAGCTACATTTTCAGGCAGTTATCCCCAGCGCTGAGGCGATCGCTAAAGTTGGTAACTTATTAGATAGTTACCCCATATCATTGATGGTGATGGGCGATCAAACCGCATCTAAGCAATGGAAAGCGAAGTTGCAAGCATCATTCCCCGATTTGCGGATCATCACTGTAGACGAGCGTTATAGTAGTGAAGAGGCGCGACAAAGATTTTGGGACATTTATCCTGCAACAGGTTTAATGAAATTAGTCCCCCGTGGAATGCGATCGCCTGACCGTCCCATTGATGACATTGTGGCAGCGATCCTCATCGAAAGATATTTAAGTAGACTAATTAGCTCCTAA
- a CDS encoding alpha/beta hydrolase — MSQNLQPLFQIFQKFLLPVIRVLVLAYIGLAIALYFGQANMVFMPSKDVLETPKSIGLKFEDIQLTTKDNVNLSAWFVPAKDNNSIGKAVILFCHGNGGNIGNRVSYLPIFKDLGLATFLFDYRGYGKSEGQPSEEGTYKDVEAAWQYLTQERKIPPQKIIIYGESLGGAIASYIAQTTAQQNPQNFAAGLILASTFTSISDRAAELYPFLPIRLLSKFSYNSIERLPNIKIPVLIIHSTEDEIIPFPHGEKNFQVANAPKKLVKLRGDHNGGFLDSSETYRNGINEFTQKI, encoded by the coding sequence ATGAGCCAGAATTTGCAACCATTATTTCAAATATTTCAGAAGTTTTTGCTACCAGTGATTCGGGTTCTTGTTCTTGCTTATATTGGCTTAGCGATCGCCTTATATTTCGGACAGGCAAATATGGTATTTATGCCAAGTAAAGATGTCCTAGAAACACCAAAATCTATTGGCTTAAAATTTGAAGATATTCAACTAACTACTAAAGATAACGTCAATTTATCTGCTTGGTTTGTACCTGCAAAAGACAACAACTCTATTGGTAAAGCAGTGATTTTATTTTGTCATGGTAATGGTGGCAATATTGGTAATCGTGTTAGCTATTTACCGATATTTAAAGACCTAGGACTTGCCACATTTTTATTTGACTATCGCGGCTATGGCAAGAGTGAAGGACAGCCGAGTGAAGAAGGAACCTATAAAGACGTTGAGGCAGCTTGGCAATATCTCACCCAAGAACGCAAAATCCCACCTCAAAAAATCATTATCTATGGCGAATCTCTAGGTGGGGCGATCGCTTCCTACATTGCCCAAACTACTGCTCAACAAAATCCTCAAAATTTCGCAGCAGGGCTGATCCTTGCCTCGACCTTTACCTCAATTAGCGATCGCGCCGCCGAGCTTTACCCATTCCTGCCAATTCGCCTATTATCAAAATTTTCCTACAATTCCATTGAGCGCCTGCCGAATATCAAAATTCCTGTATTAATCATTCACAGCACTGAGGATGAGATTATCCCGTTTCCTCATGGCGAAAAAAACTTTCAAGTAGCCAATGCACCGAAAAAACTAGTTAAATTGCGCGGTGATCATAATGGTGGCTTTCTAGACTCGAGCGAAACTTACCGCAATGGCATCAACGAATTTACGCAAAAGATATAA
- a CDS encoding type I restriction endonuclease subunit R, producing MVRILAISKYVNSLLEVETKFSAQQAISDRFFNEWYEDLPELTEAEKERCDLLKERYLYHRHHGHISEGLVNQIAIAPLLEMASFYDPPFDIRAEYPVQIESVDIDDNEETIYQGRIDTLVIHKKLWVLVIESKGQAFSIESVMAQALTYMLDSPNQSQPTYGFISNGGFSIFLKVLKGEITQYQFSNDFSLYNRKTNELCSVLMILKKISKLFQQT from the coding sequence ATGGTAAGGATATTAGCAATTTCTAAATATGTTAATAGTTTGCTAGAAGTAGAAACAAAGTTTTCGGCACAGCAAGCTATTAGCGATCGCTTTTTTAATGAATGGTATGAAGATTTACCAGAGTTAACCGAAGCTGAGAAAGAACGTTGTGATCTATTAAAAGAGCGCTATCTTTACCATCGCCATCATGGACATATTAGCGAAGGACTAGTTAATCAAATCGCGATCGCACCTTTGCTTGAAATGGCAAGTTTTTACGATCCGCCTTTCGACATCAGAGCAGAATATCCCGTTCAGATTGAATCGGTAGATATTGATGACAATGAAGAAACCATCTATCAAGGTCGGATTGACACACTCGTGATTCACAAAAAACTATGGGTTCTAGTAATTGAATCAAAAGGACAAGCATTTAGTATCGAATCAGTCATGGCTCAAGCACTTACCTATATGCTGGATAGCCCTAATCAATCACAACCAACCTATGGATTTATCAGCAATGGTGGATTTTCAATATTCCTAAAAGTGCTGAAAGGGGAGATCACTCAATATCAGTTTTCCAATGACTTCTCACTGTATAACCGTAAGACTAATGAACTCTGCTCTGTACTTATGATTCTTAAGAAAATCTCTAAATTGTTTCAACAAACTTGA
- a CDS encoding HNH endonuclease, which produces MSERRRWSRDELIIAMNLYCKLSFGQLHHRTPIIIEVSRKIDRTPSSLAMKLVNFASLDTSLQARGIKGLQGASKADREIWKEFNENWEVLGYESEEKFQLLFDSNITELESTQPQIFSQKLANKNTSISTESEATVKVRIGQKFFRETVISNYYGRCCITGNPIATLLVASHILPWSQYPEHRLNPHNGLCLSSTQDKAFDKGLITIDSNYQIILSSYIKDFLSEKTIKENFGVYRNQPIQMPEKFHPDQDFLKYHREKIFVG; this is translated from the coding sequence ATGTCCGAGCGTAGAAGATGGTCAAGGGATGAACTTATTATTGCAATGAACTTATATTGCAAACTCTCATTTGGTCAGCTTCATCATCGTACACCTATAATTATTGAGGTCTCACGAAAGATAGATAGAACCCCAAGTAGTTTAGCCATGAAGCTTGTTAATTTTGCCTCACTTGATACAAGTTTGCAAGCAAGAGGTATTAAGGGGCTACAAGGAGCAAGTAAAGCAGATAGAGAAATATGGAAAGAATTTAATGAGAATTGGGAGGTTCTTGGCTATGAAAGCGAAGAAAAGTTTCAGTTGTTATTTGACAGCAATATAACAGAATTAGAATCTACTCAGCCTCAAATATTTTCACAAAAACTAGCTAATAAAAACACTTCAATATCAACTGAATCTGAAGCTACAGTCAAAGTCCGTATCGGTCAAAAATTCTTTCGAGAAACTGTAATAAGTAATTACTATGGACGTTGTTGTATTACTGGAAATCCTATTGCAACACTTTTGGTTGCTAGTCATATTCTGCCTTGGAGCCAATATCCAGAGCATCGCCTAAATCCTCATAATGGACTTTGCCTTAGTAGCACACAAGATAAGGCATTTGATAAAGGACTGATTACTATTGACTCAAATTATCAAATTATTTTAAGTTCTTATATCAAAGATTTTTTGTCAGAAAAGACTATAAAAGAAAACTTTGGTGTTTATCGCAATCAGCCGATCCAAATGCCTGAAAAATTTCATCCTGACCAAGATTTTCTTAAATATCATAGAGAAAAAATATTTGTAGGTTAA
- the trpC gene encoding indole-3-glycerol phosphate synthase TrpC, whose translation MQVRRQSEFAQHKGYAIAPITDAPQNILEKIVWQKEREVAQMYASESLDAVKAKLANVPPARDFYGSLQNSRTQPALIAEVKKASPSKGVFREDFDPQAIAKAYEIGGASCLSVLTDSEFFQGGFENLQLVRQVVDLPLLCKEFIIDPYQIYWGRSHGADAVLLIAAILTDADLTELQALIHQLGMTALVEVHTQEELDRVLRIPDVRLIGINNRNLENFVVELEQTKVLMDRLDPETRNKYLWVSESGIYTRQDLDFVQNCGAIAVLVGESLIKQENIQEAVKNLLDK comes from the coding sequence ATGCAAGTACGCCGCCAGTCTGAATTTGCCCAACACAAAGGTTATGCGATCGCCCCTATCACTGATGCGCCCCAAAATATCTTAGAAAAAATTGTCTGGCAAAAGGAGCGAGAGGTGGCTCAAATGTATGCCAGCGAGTCACTAGATGCGGTGAAAGCTAAACTGGCAAATGTGCCACCAGCGAGAGACTTTTATGGCAGTTTACAAAATTCCCGTACCCAGCCTGCCTTGATCGCTGAGGTCAAAAAAGCATCGCCCAGCAAAGGCGTATTTCGTGAAGATTTTGATCCGCAAGCAATCGCGAAAGCCTATGAAATTGGTGGCGCAAGTTGTCTTTCGGTATTGACCGACTCAGAGTTTTTCCAAGGTGGTTTTGAAAATCTGCAATTAGTACGCCAAGTTGTTGATTTACCGTTACTTTGCAAAGAATTTATTATTGACCCCTATCAAATCTATTGGGGGCGATCGCATGGTGCGGATGCTGTTTTACTAATTGCAGCTATTCTCACTGATGCCGATTTGACTGAGTTACAAGCATTAATTCATCAGTTGGGAATGACGGCTCTAGTTGAGGTACATACTCAAGAGGAATTAGATCGGGTTTTGCGAATTCCTGATGTGCGCTTAATCGGGATTAACAATCGCAATTTAGAAAATTTTGTCGTCGAGCTTGAGCAGACCAAAGTTTTAATGGATAGACTAGATCCAGAAACTAGAAATAAATATCTCTGGGTAAGCGAGTCTGGTATTTATACCCGTCAAGATTTAGATTTTGTGCAAAATTGTGGTGCAATCGCAGTACTAGTAGGTGAGTCTTTAATCAAACAAGAAAATATTCAAGAAGCAGTGAAAAATCTGCTAGACAAGTAA